A section of the Methanocaldococcus sp. FS406-22 genome encodes:
- a CDS encoding V-type proton ATPase subunit E, with the protein MGVDKIKAKILEDAKAEANKIISEAEEEKAKILEKAKEEAEKRKAEILKKGEKEAEMTKSRIISEAKLEAKKKLLEAKEEIIEMAINKLKEELVKLPEQPEYKDKLVNLIKDGAVSLGGGELIVRLNSRDMELIEDSTLWNLEKEIESITKKVTVLKKGDPVDIIGGCIIETADGLKSLDNSLEAIFNRNLNVIRARITEKLF; encoded by the coding sequence ATGGGAGTTGATAAAATAAAGGCAAAAATATTAGAGGATGCTAAAGCAGAGGCAAATAAAATTATATCGGAAGCTGAAGAAGAAAAAGCTAAAATCTTGGAGAAAGCAAAAGAAGAAGCAGAGAAAAGAAAAGCAGAGATATTAAAAAAGGGAGAAAAAGAAGCAGAAATGACTAAAAGTAGAATTATTTCAGAGGCAAAATTAGAGGCAAAGAAAAAGTTATTAGAAGCTAAGGAAGAGATTATAGAAATGGCAATAAACAAATTAAAAGAAGAACTTGTTAAACTTCCAGAACAGCCAGAATACAAAGATAAATTGGTAAACTTAATAAAAGATGGAGCTGTTTCATTGGGTGGAGGAGAGCTAATTGTAAGATTAAATAGCAGAGATATGGAACTTATTGAAGATTCAACACTATGGAATTTAGAAAAAGAGATTGAAAGCATAACAAAAAAAGTGACTGTATTGAAGAAAGGAGATCCTGTAGATATTATCGGTGGCTGTATAATAGAAACTGCTGACGGATTGAAATCATTGGATAATAGCTTAGAAGCGATATTCAACAGAAACTTAAATGTAATTAGAGCGAGAATAACAGAGAAATTGTTCTAA
- a CDS encoding V-type ATP synthase subunit C: MAMDIETLLNLEKLYSVIMTYFDNPLTLLIVIATVIIVLIVIVWITKMVIDLAPYAYVNARIRSKEAKLLDDAKLNELIESGSLEELVGLLEDTDYGQYVVEVMNELKDPVAVEKALDMYLADLYGLIYRMSPDSAKKVLKVFAKKFDIKNIKTLIRAKFVGLSAEETYALLIPLGNIPVEKLKELAEVKTVEEVVRGLDGTEYFKILQEELSNYDQTSNIIGFELALDRYYLESLRKTIMTEGKEEDLFREFVGTIIDVENLKVILKGKADGLSAEELSKYVTLTGYELADWKLKDLMSAGGIEGVLSGLEGTSYADVLAEAMEEFEKTKSIYAFEKALDKFVLEKGKKLSTRKPFGVGPIIGLIVSKELEVKNLKAIIKGKIENLKPEEIRNLLVTL, from the coding sequence ATGGCGATGGATATAGAGACTTTGCTAAATTTAGAAAAATTATACTCCGTTATAATGACATATTTTGATAATCCTTTAACATTGCTTATTGTTATAGCAACTGTAATCATTGTTCTTATTGTAATCGTATGGATTACAAAAATGGTTATTGATTTAGCTCCTTATGCTTATGTTAATGCAAGAATAAGGAGTAAAGAAGCTAAGTTACTCGATGACGCTAAGTTAAATGAATTAATTGAGTCAGGAAGCTTAGAAGAATTAGTTGGGTTGTTGGAAGATACCGATTATGGGCAGTATGTTGTAGAAGTTATGAACGAATTGAAAGACCCTGTTGCTGTTGAAAAAGCATTAGATATGTATTTAGCTGACTTGTATGGGTTGATATATAGAATGTCCCCAGACAGTGCAAAGAAAGTTCTTAAAGTATTTGCCAAAAAATTTGACATCAAAAATATAAAAACATTAATAAGGGCTAAATTTGTAGGATTAAGTGCTGAGGAAACTTACGCTTTGCTAATACCATTAGGAAACATACCAGTAGAAAAATTGAAAGAATTAGCAGAGGTTAAAACTGTAGAGGAAGTTGTTAGAGGTTTAGATGGAACTGAATACTTTAAGATATTGCAGGAGGAGTTATCAAACTATGATCAAACATCTAACATAATAGGGTTTGAATTGGCATTAGATAGATATTACTTAGAAAGCTTAAGGAAAACAATAATGACTGAAGGTAAAGAGGAAGACCTCTTCAGAGAATTTGTTGGAACAATAATTGATGTTGAAAACTTAAAAGTCATATTAAAAGGTAAAGCAGATGGTTTGTCAGCAGAGGAACTTAGCAAATACGTAACTCTAACTGGCTATGAATTGGCTGATTGGAAATTAAAAGATTTAATGAGTGCTGGAGGAATTGAAGGGGTTTTAAGTGGATTAGAAGGAACAAGCTACGCTGATGTCTTAGCTGAAGCAATGGAAGAATTTGAAAAAACAAAATCCATCTATGCATTTGAAAAGGCATTGGATAAATTTGTGTTAGAGAAGGGTAAGAAGTTATCAACAAGAAAACCATTTGGTGTTGGTCCAATTATTGGTTTAATTGTTAGCAAAGAGCTTGAAGTTAAAAATCTCAAGGCAATAATTAAAGGTAAAATAGAAAACTTAAAGCCAGAAGAAATAAGAAACTTGCTTGTGACATTGTAG
- a CDS encoding V-type ATP synthase subunit F, with translation MKVGVVGDRETAIGFRLAGLTDVYEVKNDEEAVKAINELANNENIAFIIITERIAESIKDKLKNINKVIVEIPDKHGKLERIDPVKELIRKAIGVSMK, from the coding sequence ATGAAGGTAGGCGTTGTTGGTGATAGAGAAACAGCCATTGGTTTTAGGTTGGCTGGTTTAACTGATGTTTATGAAGTTAAGAATGATGAAGAGGCAGTAAAAGCTATTAACGAATTAGCAAATAATGAAAACATTGCCTTCATTATCATTACTGAGAGAATAGCTGAAAGTATAAAAGACAAGTTAAAAAATATAAATAAGGTTATCGTTGAGATTCCTGATAAGCATGGTAAGCTTGAGAGAATAGACCCAGTTAAGGAGCTAATAAGAAAAGCAATTGGAGTTTCAATGAAATAA
- a CDS encoding ATP synthase subunit A: protein MPVVGKIIKIAGPVVVAEGMKGAQMYEVVKVGEEKLTGEIIQLHDDKAVIQVYEETSGIKPGEPVVGTGAPLSVELGPGMLRAMYDGIQRPLTAIEEKTGSIFIPRGVDVPALPRDIKWEFKPVVNEGAYVEEGDIIGTVDETPSIVHKILVPIGVKGKIVEIKEGKFTVEETVAVVEMENGERKEITMMQKWPVRKPRPYKEKLPPEIPLITGQRVEDTFFTLAKGGTAAIPGPFGSGKTVTQHQLAKWSDADVVVYIGCGERGNEMTEVIEEFPHLKDIRTGNKLMDRTVLIANTSNMPVAAREASVYTGITIAEYFRDMGYGVLLTADSTSRWAEAMREISGRLEEMPGEEGYPAYLASRLAQFYERAGRVITLGQDNRQGFVCIVGAVSPPGGDFSEPVTSNTLRIVKVFWALDANLARRRHFPAINWLQSYSLYIDDVTEWWNANTGPDWRQLRDEAMGLLQKEAELQEIVQLVGPDALPDRERVILEVARMLREDFLQQDAFDEVDTYCPPMKQYLMLKIIMTFYQEALKAVERGVEPAKILKVSVKQDIARMKYIPHDEFINVKSKEIMEKVKNELGSLN, encoded by the coding sequence ATGCCAGTTGTTGGTAAGATTATCAAAATTGCAGGGCCTGTCGTAGTTGCAGAGGGAATGAAAGGAGCTCAGATGTATGAGGTCGTTAAGGTAGGAGAAGAAAAATTGACTGGAGAAATCATTCAGTTGCACGATGATAAAGCAGTTATTCAGGTTTATGAAGAAACTTCTGGAATTAAACCAGGAGAGCCAGTCGTTGGGACTGGAGCTCCATTATCAGTTGAATTAGGGCCAGGAATGTTAAGGGCTATGTATGATGGTATTCAAAGGCCTTTAACAGCAATTGAAGAGAAAACAGGTTCAATCTTTATCCCAAGAGGAGTTGATGTCCCTGCTCTACCTAGGGATATAAAATGGGAGTTTAAGCCAGTAGTAAATGAAGGAGCTTATGTTGAAGAGGGAGATATAATTGGAACTGTTGATGAGACACCTTCAATAGTTCATAAAATCTTAGTTCCAATTGGTGTTAAAGGGAAAATTGTTGAAATAAAGGAGGGTAAATTTACAGTTGAAGAAACAGTTGCAGTAGTAGAGATGGAAAATGGAGAAAGAAAAGAAATTACAATGATGCAAAAATGGCCAGTAAGAAAACCAAGACCATACAAAGAGAAACTACCACCAGAAATTCCATTAATTACTGGGCAAAGAGTTGAAGATACTTTCTTCACATTAGCAAAAGGAGGAACAGCAGCAATTCCAGGGCCTTTCGGTTCTGGGAAGACAGTTACCCAGCACCAGTTAGCAAAGTGGTCTGACGCTGATGTAGTGGTTTATATCGGATGTGGAGAAAGAGGAAACGAGATGACTGAGGTTATTGAAGAATTCCCACACTTAAAAGATATTAGAACTGGAAACAAATTAATGGATAGAACTGTCTTAATAGCAAACACATCAAACATGCCTGTCGCTGCAAGGGAAGCATCTGTCTATACAGGAATTACCATTGCAGAGTACTTCAGAGATATGGGTTACGGGGTTTTATTAACAGCAGATTCAACATCAAGATGGGCAGAGGCAATGAGAGAGATTTCAGGTAGATTAGAGGAAATGCCAGGGGAGGAGGGATATCCAGCATACTTAGCTTCAAGGTTAGCTCAGTTCTATGAAAGAGCTGGAAGAGTTATAACCTTAGGACAGGACAACAGGCAAGGATTCGTTTGTATCGTTGGAGCTGTTTCACCACCAGGAGGGGACTTCTCAGAGCCAGTCACATCAAACACATTAAGAATTGTTAAGGTATTCTGGGCGTTGGATGCAAACTTAGCAAGAAGAAGACACTTCCCAGCTATCAACTGGTTGCAGAGTTACTCATTGTATATTGATGACGTTACAGAGTGGTGGAACGCTAATACAGGGCCAGATTGGAGACAGTTAAGAGATGAGGCAATGGGATTGTTGCAGAAAGAAGCAGAGTTGCAAGAGATTGTTCAGTTAGTTGGGCCAGATGCATTGCCAGATAGGGAAAGAGTTATCTTAGAAGTTGCAAGAATGCTAAGAGAGGATTTCTTACAGCAAGATGCATTTGATGAAGTTGATACATACTGTCCACCAATGAAACAATACTTAATGTTGAAGATAATTATGACATTCTACCAAGAGGCATTAAAGGCTGTTGAGAGAGGAGTTGAGCCAGCTAAGATTTTAAAGGTCTCAGTTAAACAGGATATCGCAAGAATGAAATACATCCCACACGATGAATTCATAAATGTTAAATCAAAAGAGATAATGGAAAAAGTTAAGAATGAATTAGGTTCATTAAACTAA
- a CDS encoding ATP synthase subunit B: MATAASAIEYSSVKSIAGPLLIVEGVEGAAYGEIVEVICPDGEKRMGQVLEAREGLAVVQVFEGTTGLSTKDTKVRFTGRTAKIGVSMEMLGRIFNGAGKPIDGGPEIVPEKELDINGYPLNPVSRKVPSDFIQTGISTIDGMNTLVRGQKLPIFSGSGLPHNQLAAQIARQAKVRGEGEKFAVVFAAMGITSEEANFFMEEFRKTGALERAVVFINLADDPAIERILTPRIALTVAEYLAYEKDMHVLVILTDMTNYCEALREISAARNEVPGRRGYPGYMYTDLATIYERAGRVKGRTGTITQIPILTMPDDDITHPIPDLTGYITEGQIVLSRELHRKGIYPPVDVLPSLSRLAGNGQGPGKTREDHKKVVNQAYAAYAEGRSLRDLVAVVGEEALTDRDRAYLKFADEFEDKFVRQGKDEDRSIEETLDLLWELLAILPEEELKRIDRELIEKYHPKYRKK, translated from the coding sequence ATGGCTACAGCAGCATCAGCAATTGAATACTCATCAGTTAAGAGTATTGCAGGACCTTTGTTAATTGTTGAGGGTGTTGAAGGAGCAGCTTATGGAGAGATTGTTGAGGTTATCTGCCCAGACGGAGAGAAGAGAATGGGACAGGTTTTGGAGGCAAGAGAAGGTTTAGCTGTGGTTCAGGTATTCGAAGGGACTACAGGATTAAGCACAAAAGATACAAAAGTAAGATTCACAGGAAGAACTGCTAAGATTGGAGTTTCAATGGAAATGTTAGGGAGAATATTCAACGGAGCAGGGAAACCAATCGATGGAGGACCTGAAATAGTTCCAGAGAAGGAGTTGGACATTAACGGTTATCCGTTAAACCCTGTTTCAAGAAAGGTTCCAAGTGACTTTATCCAAACAGGTATTTCAACAATTGATGGAATGAACACATTAGTTAGAGGGCAGAAATTGCCAATATTCTCAGGTTCTGGTTTGCCACACAACCAGTTAGCAGCTCAAATTGCAAGACAGGCAAAGGTTAGAGGAGAAGGAGAGAAGTTCGCGGTAGTGTTTGCGGCAATGGGTATTACATCAGAAGAGGCAAACTTCTTCATGGAAGAGTTTAGAAAGACAGGAGCTTTAGAGAGGGCAGTAGTCTTCATTAACTTAGCAGATGACCCAGCAATTGAAAGGATATTAACTCCAAGAATTGCCTTAACTGTTGCTGAATACTTAGCTTATGAAAAGGATATGCACGTTCTCGTTATCTTAACAGATATGACAAACTACTGTGAAGCTTTAAGGGAGATTTCAGCAGCAAGAAACGAGGTTCCAGGAAGAAGAGGTTACCCAGGTTACATGTATACAGACTTAGCTACAATCTATGAGAGGGCAGGTAGAGTTAAAGGTAGAACAGGAACAATAACTCAAATTCCAATCTTAACAATGCCAGATGACGATATAACTCACCCAATTCCTGACTTAACTGGTTATATTACAGAGGGGCAGATTGTCTTATCAAGAGAGTTGCACAGAAAGGGTATTTACCCACCAGTTGATGTCTTGCCGTCATTATCAAGATTGGCTGGAAACGGACAAGGTCCAGGAAAAACAAGAGAAGACCATAAAAAAGTTGTTAACCAAGCTTATGCTGCATATGCAGAAGGTAGAAGTTTAAGAGATTTAGTTGCTGTCGTTGGGGAAGAGGCATTAACAGATAGAGATAGAGCTTATTTAAAATTTGCAGATGAGTTTGAAGACAAGTTCGTTAGACAAGGAAAAGATGAAGATAGGAGTATAGAAGAAACTCTCGACTTATTGTGGGAGTTGTTAGCAATATTACCAGAAGAAGAGTTGAAGAGAATTGATAGAGAGTTGATTGAGAAATACCATCCAAAATACAGAAAGAAATAA
- a CDS encoding dual specificity protein phosphatase family protein yields MGKCRHNGEVSIFGVRPASFPNFPFHLMDKIGGFIILDELWLMKWCEIIEHPMRIPTLYVPIEDYGIPTVEDMDLIVDFIKYHTSKGKEVVVSCIGGHGRTGTVLAVWAGLNGVENPIEYVRERYCECAVETEEQEEFVEYYLEIRKKNSQIIS; encoded by the coding sequence ATGGGAAAATGTAGGCATAATGGGGAGGTAAGTATTTTTGGTGTAAGACCAGCAAGTTTTCCTAACTTCCCATTTCATTTAATGGATAAGATTGGAGGCTTTATAATATTGGATGAATTGTGGTTAATGAAATGGTGTGAGATTATTGAGCATCCGATGAGAATTCCCACTTTATATGTGCCTATAGAGGATTATGGCATTCCTACAGTTGAGGATATGGATTTGATTGTTGATTTTATAAAATATCATACTTCTAAGGGAAAAGAGGTTGTTGTTTCGTGCATTGGTGGGCATGGAAGGACTGGAACTGTCTTAGCTGTTTGGGCTGGATTGAATGGTGTTGAAAATCCTATAGAGTATGTTAGAGAGCGTTATTGTGAGTGTGCAGTTGAGACAGAAGAGCAAGAGGAGTTTGTGGAATATTATTTAGAAATTAGAAAGAAAAATAGCCAAATAATTAGTTAA
- the hypA gene encoding hydrogenase maturation nickel metallochaperone HypA yields MHELSYATAMLEAILNSVKKEEEKGKKIKKVTEINLEVGELTFINVEQLKFAFEVIAEGTVCEGAKINVEFIKPKCKCLDCGYEGEPEILDEFEVYCPKCKSIRLKLSGGKEFNIKNATVEYEEE; encoded by the coding sequence ATGCATGAATTATCCTATGCAACTGCTATGCTTGAAGCAATACTAAACAGCGTAAAAAAAGAAGAAGAAAAAGGGAAAAAAATAAAAAAAGTTACAGAAATAAACTTAGAAGTTGGAGAACTAACATTTATCAACGTTGAGCAGTTAAAATTTGCATTTGAAGTTATTGCTGAAGGAACTGTTTGTGAAGGAGCTAAAATCAATGTTGAGTTTATAAAACCAAAGTGTAAATGCTTAGATTGTGGATATGAAGGAGAACCAGAGATTTTAGATGAGTTTGAAGTTTATTGCCCAAAGTGTAAAAGTATAAGATTAAAACTCTCTGGGGGAAAAGAGTTTAATATAAAAAATGCCACTGTTGAGTATGAAGAGGAATAA
- a CDS encoding metal-sulfur cluster assembly factor: MVTKEDVLNALKTVADPHMGISIVDMGLVRDVEVDDEGNVKFKIIPTNPYCMSVMAMAFQAKEAVKSLEGVKNVEVTVEGHVMEKDINEMLK, encoded by the coding sequence ATGGTAACAAAGGAAGATGTCTTAAATGCTCTAAAAACAGTTGCAGACCCACACATGGGAATAAGTATTGTAGATATGGGTTTGGTTAGAGATGTAGAAGTTGATGATGAAGGCAATGTAAAATTTAAGATTATTCCTACAAATCCTTACTGTATGAGCGTTATGGCAATGGCATTTCAAGCAAAAGAGGCAGTTAAGTCATTAGAAGGAGTTAAAAATGTTGAGGTTACTGTTGAAGGGCATGTAATGGAAAAAGATATCAATGAAATGTTAAAATAG
- a CDS encoding bifunctional N(6)-L-threonylcarbamoyladenine synthase/serine/threonine protein kinase, translating into MICLGLEGTAEKTGVGVVTSDGEILFNKTVMYKPPKQGINPREAADHHAETFPKLIKEAFEVVDKNEIDLIAFSQGPGLGPSLRVTATVARTLALTLKKPIIGVNHCIAHIEIGKLTTEAEDPLTLYVSGGNTQVIAYVSKRYRVFGETLDIAVGNCLDQFARYINLPHPGGPYIEELAKKGEKLIDLPYTVKGMDIAFSGLLTAAMRAYDAGERLEDICYSLQEYAFSMLTEITERALAHTNKGEVMLVGGVAANNRLREMLKAMCKGQNVEFYVPPKEFCGDNGAMIAWLGLLMHKNGRWMSLDETEIIPNYRTDMVEVNWIKDIKGKERKIPEHLIGKGAEADIKKDKYLDFDVIIKERVKKSYRDERLDEKIRKSRTAREARYLAMVKDFGIPAPYIFDVDLDNKRIMMSYINGKLAKDVIEDNLHIAYKIGEIVGKLHKNDVIHNDLTTSNFLYDKDLYIIDFGLGKISNLDEDKAVDLIVFKKAVLSTHNEKFEEIWERFLKGYKSVYDRWESILDLMKDVERRARYVE; encoded by the coding sequence ATGATTTGCTTAGGATTGGAAGGAACTGCAGAAAAAACTGGAGTTGGAGTTGTTACTTCTGATGGAGAAATTTTGTTTAATAAAACTGTCATGTATAAACCACCAAAACAAGGAATCAACCCAAGAGAAGCTGCTGACCACCATGCTGAAACATTCCCAAAACTTATAAAGGAAGCTTTTGAAGTAGTTGATAAAAATGAGATTGACTTAATTGCCTTTTCTCAGGGGCCAGGATTAGGGCCAAGTTTGAGGGTAACAGCAACCGTAGCAAGAACTTTAGCATTAACTTTAAAAAAGCCAATAATTGGAGTTAATCACTGTATAGCACATATAGAAATTGGTAAGCTAACTACAGAAGCAGAAGACCCTCTAACTCTATATGTTAGTGGAGGAAACACTCAAGTTATCGCTTATGTTTCAAAAAGATATAGAGTATTTGGAGAGACGTTAGATATAGCTGTTGGCAACTGCTTAGACCAATTTGCAAGATATATAAATCTCCCACACCCGGGAGGGCCTTATATAGAGGAATTAGCAAAGAAAGGAGAAAAGCTTATTGATTTACCTTACACAGTTAAGGGTATGGATATAGCATTTTCTGGATTACTAACAGCAGCTATGAGGGCCTATGATGCTGGGGAGAGGTTGGAGGATATCTGCTACTCTCTCCAAGAATATGCATTCTCAATGCTTACCGAGATTACAGAAAGGGCTTTAGCTCACACAAATAAAGGAGAAGTTATGCTTGTTGGTGGAGTTGCAGCAAATAACAGACTGAGAGAGATGCTTAAGGCAATGTGTAAGGGGCAGAATGTAGAGTTTTATGTCCCACCAAAAGAATTTTGTGGAGATAATGGGGCAATGATAGCATGGCTTGGTTTGCTAATGCATAAAAATGGAAGATGGATGAGTTTGGATGAAACAGAAATAATTCCAAATTATAGAACAGATATGGTTGAAGTCAATTGGATAAAAGACATCAAAGGCAAGGAGAGAAAAATTCCAGAGCATTTAATTGGAAAAGGGGCAGAGGCAGATATTAAAAAAGATAAGTATTTAGATTTTGATGTAATTATTAAGGAGAGGGTTAAAAAAAGCTATAGGGATGAAAGATTGGATGAAAAGATAAGAAAGAGCAGAACTGCAAGAGAAGCGAGATATTTAGCAATGGTTAAAGATTTTGGCATTCCAGCTCCATATATCTTTGATGTTGATTTAGATAACAAGAGAATTATGATGAGTTATATCAACGGCAAGTTGGCTAAAGATGTTATTGAGGATAATCTACATATTGCCTACAAAATTGGAGAGATTGTTGGAAAACTGCATAAAAACGATGTAATTCACAATGATTTAACAACATCTAACTTTTTGTATGATAAAGACCTCTACATTATTGATTTTGGCTTAGGAAAGATTTCAAACCTTGATGAGGATAAAGCAGTGGATTTAATTGTCTTTAAAAAAGCAGTTTTATCAACACATAATGAAAAGTTTGAGGAAATTTGGGAGAGATTTCTAAAGGGTTATAAAAGTGTCTATGATAGATGGGAAAGTATATTAGATTTAATGAAAGATGTTGAAAGAAGAGCGAGATATGTAGAGTGA